CTATGCATTTTTATCCATATagctcacagcactttacaaagaaggtcagtatcattatccccgttAATGATCTCTCGCTGTCCCGATCCTTACCAGTCCCTGTTGCTTTAAAGAGTCTGTCTGCCAGGTCCCTCTCATTGATATCTGTCAGGAGTGCCACAGTCACCTTCACCGCATGGTCCTCCCCAAAGTAGCTGATCAGCATGTCGCACACATACAGGACATCATCTTTTTCCAGCCGGCCCCAGGGTATGTTGCTGTAGCCCTCCTTCACTGGGAACATGTTCAGCTTGTTCTTGAACCTCTTCAACTCATCCTGCCCCAGCTCTTCTAGGGTGTCTATGAGGTGATCCCGCACCGTCTCCCTCTTAACTGTGTGTGACGTTAAGTtgtagagagagaagaggagataGACAGCTAGTGTTTGGACAACAGATGTTCAAAAtagaaatctggtcttttgtgatCATGTATATTTGTTACTCCTTCTGTGAAAAGGTTGATGGGACTGTATTTGTGTATTCTGTGCAGAGGTGCTGCAGGGATGGGAGTGTTAGAAACAGGCAGAATAGAAGCTGTACACACAAAGAGAGCGATACAGTAGGTGGTAGAAAAGAGAGACCATCCTACAAGCTCTTAGGGTTTCTGTCGCTTCCTCTTAGATGGGGTAAAGCTCCTTTTTCTAGCTAACATCCTGCACATAAGTAGGAAGGAGAGATCAGGGACAGACTCAGTGGTACCTCCCtaataccaaatgactggaggatagctaatgtgatgccaatttttaaaaagggctccagcgGTGATCTCGGCTATTACAGGCCAGGAAGCCTGACTTCAGGACcgagcaaactggttgaaatgatagtaaagaacagaattgtcagacccatagatgaacataatttgttggggaagtgtcaacatggtttttgtaaaaggaaatcatgcctcaccaatctacttgAATTCTTTGAGCGGGTCAAcatgcatgtggacaaggaggatccagcagatatagtgtacttaatttttcagagagcctttgaaaaggtccctcaccaaggctcttaaacaaagtaaccagtcatgggataagagggaaggtcttctcatggatcagtaactggttaaaagataggaaacgaagggtaggaataaagttttcagaatggaaagaggtaaataatggtgttcCCCTGAGATCTGTACTCAGaccaatgggcatttcgacttcccctacagtgatcttctggtccaggaagaaagtgcCTGCTtgtagcttcctgaacaggcctgcgtcatgcacctttctggaccagcctgcgttaatgtccatgaaacacccatggtgatccacaagcacctggagaaccatcaagaaataccccttccgatttatgtactcagaggctaggtggtctggtgccagaatgggaatatgtgtgccatctatcgcccctctgcagttagggaaacccatctgtacaaagccatccacagtgtcatgcacattgcccagagccatggttcttctgagcaggatgcaattaatggccctgcacactttcATCAACTTGAGTCCAACGGTTGACTTGCCCACTCAGAACTGGTCAGTAACCGATCAGTAGGTGTCTGGAGGAGcaagcttccagattgcaatcgCCACGTGCTTCTCCGCCAGCAGGGCCgatctcaatctcgtgtccttgcgccacagggtgtgggcaagctcctcacacagtcccatgaaagttcctttcctcatccaaaagttctgcagccactgctcatcatcccagacttccATGaagatgtgatcccaccactcggtgcttgtttaccgagcccaaaagcagcgttccatgGTAgtcagcatgtctgtgaatgccacaagcaatcttgtgtcgtaTGTGCTATGCATGTTGACATCATCATCAGACTCCTCATTCTCACTTTTGTAGTTTAAGGAGTGACTGGACTGCCATTCATGATGTGCTGGCGAGatccatcagcatattcctcaacagttcaggatccattcccgcagacagaaagggaagacagagtgcgcTGTATataaaccgttgaaagatggcaccaaatgcggaAGGAAGCAAACAAACTGCTGGGATGCAAAGTGATGCATGCCGgagcattgggacaggacccaggatgccctgagcccaccctcccccttcccacaagcctcaGCATCAGAATGGGAAGagctgctctgtgggatagctgcccataatgcaccactccaaATGCCACTGCAAGAGCCACAAATATGGCCACGCCACTGCGGTTGCAGTTGACAGTGTGAACACAAGGCAGCGCTTTCCCAGCTGCTGTCTCTGAGGGCTGGTTAAACTCCAGGCACTCTATAGCTGCAAGTGTAGACTTAgccttagtctttaaggtgccacaggattcctcgtttgttgttgttgtttttttaaatatgtttcccaagattttaggcataacaaaggactTTGTATCTTACTAAGGTACTGATCTGCTGGAGGGTTCTTTTAAAACCAATTCATCTAATAGTCAGAAGTAAAGTAAGGGAAACTCGTTTGTCCAGCTGTCTGTAAGaaaaggggtgttgtccctttaagggctcttCAACAGGGGGTGAAGGGAGAAAGATtacagggaaggagagaaaggacaggaagactttgaAAGCAAGTTTTTTCTACTATAGTAattcaaattaaaatgtgtaatttAGATAaaggtggtcttttgaaggatttatttaaaaaattatatgtcTGAGGaaccaagcatttaaggctaaagatgaatactcaaattgtgcatctaaaaatctgtgCAAGGATATTTTAGAGATAGTGATTTTATAAACTTCagccacacacatttttaaagcaaattttaaacaaaggtcctgtagactaacatggtCTGAATAAATATTACAGCAAAGCTCAACTGGTTTTGCcaataaattcagaaactgacagtatataggGGTGGggtggcaaatgcctgttaaatggcttcattaccacttgaatggctctttaactgTTTCAGTGGTGTGCTAACAGGTCTCCCAGGCTGGAGGCTTTgtcacttttaagttactagatcccctccggaggaagactcaccaggctacagcagccagctgtgggaaCTTGCAGGAGGGgccagaacagggataggaagagttGGGGAGCTGGGCACAAAGACCCAGGGGGAGGCAAAGCCTTCCCTTGCCTCTTATAACGGCTACCTGTGCCTCCTCCCCTCTGTAAGCTGCTCCCCTCTCTTCCTGCCTGCAGCCCTacacagtgccaaaaggctgctgctggccactttgTGGTGTGAACCTTGGTAAAAATCTGGGGGGCAGGTGGCCCCACATGACCCCTCTATTCATCgttatccatagatctcaaagcactttacaaaggagttcagtatcattatccccgttaatgctctctccctgccccgaTCCTTACCAGTCCCTGTGGCCTTGCAGAGTCTGTCTGCCAGGTCCCGCTCATTGATGTCTGTCAGGAGCTTCACAGTCACCTCCACCGCATACTCCTCCCTATAGTAGCTGATCAGCTTGTCGCACACATCCAGGACATCAGCTTTCTCCAGCCGGCGCAGGGGGATGTTGCTGTAGCCCTCCTTCACTGGGAACGCGTTCAGCTTGGCCTTGAACCTCTTCAACTCATCCTGCCCCAGCTCTTCCAGGGTGTCCACGAGGTGATCCCGCACCGTCTTCCCCATCCTACCTCCTCAGCAGCTGAGCAAAACTGCCAAGggggcaggaacagggctgggggagcagttCTTTGCCCTGAGAAGCGATTGGTGCTCAGAAATGGGGCAGGGCGCAGGCAGCCGGATCTGCTTGCTAAAAATGGTCCCGGCTCTTTCTCTGCTTCGTCCTCATTTCCTGGGAATGATTTTGTCTCAAGGCGCAGTCACAGATCTAAACAAAGTAACAACAAATCTCACCAGCTTCCTGGCTGTTTCAGATGTTGCGTGCACACAGATGGCCAcacttaggatttatggggccctacgcaaGATTATAAAATGATGTCCCACTGACTACGGTGTGTTGAGGGGGCACAGCCCCTGGACAAAACCTGGCTCAGGGGCCGGGTTGCTCTACGCTAGCCCACCCGCTTGCCAACCCCACaggcagagccccttggctgctgACCAGAGCCAGTCCCATGCAGCATGTGTGGAGAGGGAGCTAGGCCAGGTGAGCGGAGTGAACCCGCCGTGACTCACGGccattctcccctccctcttGGCCTGTTGCGGCTCCTCCATCCGCTGCTACCCACCTGCTGCCAACTGACTTTTGCAGGGTCGTCCCCGCTGACAGGCCGGCGGGGAGCAGAGACGTGACAGGCAGTTGGCAGAACACACACAGACAGGCCTGCTCCCCTCCGGCGCCCCTAATCCCTGCACCCCTTCACTGCTAAtccctgcatccccctcctgcaccgtgtggggaaactgacctggcTGCACAAAGCAGCCGGAATTGCTGCTCACTCCCCCGGGACTGCTGGTTGTCTGCCCTGCGTACCCCTAGAGGGCTTTGAGGGGGGTCTGAGGAGCAacatcagggctccctgcatccaggtcagtttccccgcCTGGGCTGTGTAAGGGGAGAACACAAGAGCAGTAACTCCTGATGCTTCacagcacagcccaggtgggaaaagtgacctggatgcagtgAGCCttggtgtgtgtgttgtggggagagggggggactGTGTGAGGGAgactgtgtgagtgtgtgtgtgtatgggtaaAAACAGAGACTGAGGAAGAGAGACTGAGGAAGCTGCAATTTGAAAGCGACATGACTGAGTTGCTGACAGATCTGGAAGGGTCCGAGGAACTGGTGGTATGGCTGGCAGGATGGTCTGTTCATACAGACGTGCTTTGTGGCAAGCCAGACCTTTTAAGCTACTGTGAAATCTGGGCCTCCCTGGTGTTGACAGCTTGCATGATGTTTATAGTCGCTTTCCGTGTTTTCAAGGTGGTCCTTAAATTCCTCCTGGATATAGTGAATTTGTTGGACTCAGTGAGCAGTAGTTGGGTTCGGGGAGATGGCTGGCAAAGCCTGGTGGAAGTGAAGTGGAAACTGTAACTGGCAAAGAAGGAACTCTGTCCCGGGCAGGTGTGGTCGGCCTTTCTATAGGAGAACTCGGCATGCAAAAGGAGGGAGAACCAGTTGACTTGATGGTAGTTGACAAAGCACCTCAGGTATTGCTCTATTACTTGGTTCACCTTGTCCGTCTGTGACGGGGATCACAGCAGAGTGGgtgtgtcaaggctgattccccactctggcatttcgagagcagaaggtgggggcctgcaaagGCCTTAAAAAATTCTGTGCCACTCCAgtcttgtattaaactc
This DNA window, taken from Dermochelys coriacea isolate rDerCor1 chromosome 6, rDerCor1.pri.v4, whole genome shotgun sequence, encodes the following:
- the LOC119856564 gene encoding pyrin domain-containing protein 1-like, producing MGKTVRDHLVDTLEELGQDELKRFKAKLNAFPVKEGYSNIPLRRLEKADVLDVCDKLISYYREEYAVEVTVKLLTDINERDLADRLCKATGTGKDRGRERALTGIMILNSFVKCFEIYG